The sequence GGGGTAGATGGATTTATTAGCATTGTATCTCCTGATGGTTCAACTATTCAAAGCACTTCTTATTTTGGAACCAATCTGGTGGATGTTATTTTTGGAATTCAGTTTGACCGTCAGGGATATCCATATATAGTTGGTACTACAACAGGAACACTTACGCCGCAGAATTCACCATACAATACTGCAAATCCCGGACAGGCCAGTGGTAAACAATTTATCGTAAAATTTCAGCCTGATCTTTCCGGCGTAATATATTTAACCAATTTTGGAACAGCTGGCGCATCCACTCCAAATTTGTCCATATCGGCTTTTCTGGTAGATCGATGTGGTAATGTGTATGTGTCAGGATGGGGAGGCAGTAATATCAATAGTTTCCCAACAACTCCCATTACGAACCTTCCAATCACACCAGATGCTTATCAATCTAATACTGACGGTGCTGATTTTTATTTCTTTGTTTTGGAAAGAGATGCACAAAAGCAACTCTATGGTTCTTTCTTTGGACAAACAGGAGGATTTGCCGATCACGTTGATGGTGGTACAAGTCGTTTTGATCCCAATGGTACCATTTATCAATCTATTTGCTCCTGCAGAAGAACAGGGGATCCTAGCAGGCCAATTTTGGGAACAGGCGGGGCATGGTCTACTGCCAACCGAAGTAATTCCTGTAATTTATTGGCAATTAAAATTGCTTTCAATCTGGCAGGCGTTGGTGCAGGTATAAAAACTTCCATCAATGGTGTTGCCCGAGATACTGCCGGTTGCGTACCATTGACAGTTGTATTTTCTGACACACTTGAATTGGCAAAAACCTATCGGTGGGACTTTAATGATGGGTCGTCTGAAGTATCAACTGACAGATCAACTGTTACCCACACGTTTAATAATGTAGGGGTGTACCGTGTAAGATTAATTGCAACAGATCCTGCATCCTGTAATATTAATGATACTGCATTTATTACCATGAGGGTAAGAGCAGACGAAGCTGTTTTGGGTTTTACACCAAACAAATTATTGCCTTGCGAAACATTAAGCTATCGGTTCGATAATACTTCCACTGCACCAAGAGCATTCGGCGCGAATGCATTTCGCTGGGATTTTGGGGATGGAACTAGGCAAGTAGCTTCCTTTGGACCTGTTACGCATACTTATGCAGCGCCAGGTACTTACAATGTCCGATTAATTTTATTGGATACCAGTTTTTGTAATGAACTGGATAGTATTGAAACACAGCTTAGAATTTCACCATTGGTTGATGCAAGATTTGAAACGCCTGCATTGGGTTGTGCCCCATATACCGCAGTATTCAATAATACTTCTTTGGCAGGCCGTTCCTTTTTCTGGGACTTTGGGGATGGGAATACTTCTACGCAAACTTCCCCTCAGCACTTGTATGCAACAGTGGGTAATTATTCAGTAAGGCTGATTGCCGTAGATTCTTCAACCTGTAATATAGCAGACACTACCAGTTTTATCATTAGTGTAAGAGGAAAACCGACTGCTGGTATTAGCTTCAGCCCTGATCCTACAGAACCCAATACGCCGGTAACATTTAACAACAGCAGTTTTGGCGCAGATAGATATAAATGGAATTTTGGAGATGGAGATAGTTTATTTACCAATCGCATTGACACCACTGTTAAACATTTATACAATGCAACCGGAACCTACAATGCCTGTGTGATTGCTATTAATGATGCAGGTTGTGCTGATACCAGTTGTGTGCCTGTAGCCATAACCATTGTTCCGGGCTTTAATGTTCCCAATGCTTTTTCTCCTAATGGCGACGGAGTGAATGACCGGATTTTTGTAAGAGGTTTTGGTATTTCCAAAATGAGCTGGCGAATTTATAACCGATGGGGTACGCTTGTTTTTTATGGAACAAGTTCAACAGACGGATGGGATGGAATGTACAACGGAAAATTGCAACCTCAGGAAGTATACCATTATACACTTGAGATTGAATTCAGTAACAAGGAAAAAGCAACCAAGAAAGGTGATATTACCCTTTTGCGATAATCTGTAGAAAGTAACAATGAAAGGATTCAACATACTATATCGTTTTCTGGGAGTATTGCTGGGATTGATTTTGCAGCAATGGGTTACTGCGCAGGCCTTGAATTATTCGCAGTATTATAATGCGCCTTTGTTGGTGAATCCAGCCAATACAGGTTTTAATCCTGACTATGATTACAGAGCAGGATTGAACTACAGAAATAGTTTTACAGCTGTTGGCGGAGGGTATAAAACCATGGGCGTTTGGGCGGATGCTAAACTTTTTGCCAATCGTTTTGAAAACGGATGGATGGGAATTGGCGGAAGCATCATTAAAGATGTTGCAGGGTCAGGTCAATTAACAGCAACCGGCGCTTCGCTTTCAATGGCATGGCATCAAATGCTTGGATATAATAGTTTGTTGAGTGCAGGATTTAGTGCCGGTGTAACGACCAAGCGGGTTGATATAACTAAACTGAATTTCGACAATCAGTGGAACGGTCAGTTTTTTGATGTATCTATTCCTTCCAACGAACCTTTTGCTTTTAGTCAAGTGGGATATTTAGATGTAAATTTGGGTTTAAATTATGCCTATTTCGCATCTGAAAATTTCTATTTCAATGCTGGTTTTTCCATGATGCATTTGAACCGTCCAAGAGAGAGCTTTTTTGCAGCCAATATCAGTGACGCAAGAGTGCCAACCCGGTTTAATTTTTTTGCCAATGCCAGCATTAAGCTGGAAGATTTGTGGATACTGAATCCCAATGTATACTTTAGTACCATTGGCAATAAAAATGAAGTGGTAATGGGAATGAATGCCAACCGAAACTTAGGGGGCAATGGTGCTCAGCAAATGATTGTGGGTTTGTATTACAGAAACAGAGATGCCATTATTCCTATGATTGGCTATTCCATTAATGACCTGCAGATCACGGTTAATTATGATGCAACTATTTCTTCTCTGGGCAGACTAAATGCTACCAGGGGAGCTTATGAATTATCCATCATAAAGCATGGTATTTTCCCGAGCTCAAGGGGGCGTTCTGTTAAATGTCCTACGGTTCGTTTCTAAGTGCCTCAAACTTTATATCTTGCGTAGTACAAACGATTACGCATGAAATACCATCCACTCGATTCAAACATTTTCATCAATAACAGAAAGCGTTTTGTGCGCCAGATGTCACAGAATAGTATTGCAGTATTTGTAAGCAATGACGAGTGGCCTGGTAATGGAGACGCGTTACATCCCTTTAAACAAAACAGTGACTTATTCTGGCTGAGTGGTATAATTCAGGAGGATTCGATGGTGATATTATTTCCAGACAATCCGGATCCCAAGTTTCGTGAAGTACTGGTACTTGTTAGGCCCAATGAATTAAAGGAAAAATGGGATGGGAAAAGATTGCGTGCGGAGGAAGCTAGAAAAATATCAGGTGTTCAGACTATCGTTTGGTTAGACAGTCTGGATGCATTATTACAGGGTTGGATTCATTTAGCTGACACTATATACTTAGACAGCAATGAGAACGACAGAAAAGCTTCTGAAATTCAAACCAGAGAATATCGTTTTATTGCAGAGATGAAGGCCCGCTATCCGCTGCATCAATTTATGCGTGCGGCTAAAATTATGAAAGGATTACGTGCCATTAAAACGAAGGAAGAAATTGAAGTAGTTCAGAAAGCAATTGATATTACAGATTTGACATTCAGAAGGATCATGAAGTTTGTTAAGCCTGGTGTACATGAATATGAGATTGAAGCTGAAATTTGGCACAGCTTTTTAAGTAACAGAGCAACGGGGCCTGCCTATGGTAGCATTATTGCCAGCGGCGATAATGCAAGAACACTTCATTATGTTTCGAACAATGCAGTATGTAAAGATGGAGATTTGTTATTGATG is a genomic window of Sediminibacterium sp. TEGAF015 containing:
- a CDS encoding DUF7948 domain-containing protein, with the protein product MKYISLILIFCIGFIRVHAQGYLDFVENKGQWESFIQFKSELSANAFALTKNGYRVLQHNVDDYAAIAGSKHAHTVGGEAAVKSEVSPKFQTGNEPLLLRSHAYDVRFLNANPNPQIIKEKPVAGISNYFIGNDPAKWATDVKTFQSVTYKNMYPNIDIRYYTNNGVLKYDIIVHPGGDPSKIILFYEGTNGLTLKNGALQIKTSVGTLQETIPYSYQLLNAERKEIDCAYEVRGNLVQVKVNSAYDKSKTLVIDPQPVFISYSGSVADNWGFTATYDLLGNFYAGGIVFSPGFPTTTGAFQRQFGGGINEGQIQGFDMGIMKFEPGGTSLIYATYIGGSGNEQPHSLVADAAGNLVIAGRTSSTNNYPTVGTLPLFGTGGGVFDIVLTKLNANGNALIGSLRIGGSGRDGVNIRPNYESPTGPETTRRNYGDDARSEVIFDNQGNILLASVTQSLDFPTTNGAFQRTSGGARSDGRTQDGVVIKLNATLSQVIFSSYLGGNDDDAAFVLAINPANNNIYVAGATASNNLPARANAASGFQNFNGGVDGFISIVSPDGSTIQSTSYFGTNLVDVIFGIQFDRQGYPYIVGTTTGTLTPQNSPYNTANPGQASGKQFIVKFQPDLSGVIYLTNFGTAGASTPNLSISAFLVDRCGNVYVSGWGGSNINSFPTTPITNLPITPDAYQSNTDGADFYFFVLERDAQKQLYGSFFGQTGGFADHVDGGTSRFDPNGTIYQSICSCRRTGDPSRPILGTGGAWSTANRSNSCNLLAIKIAFNLAGVGAGIKTSINGVARDTAGCVPLTVVFSDTLELAKTYRWDFNDGSSEVSTDRSTVTHTFNNVGVYRVRLIATDPASCNINDTAFITMRVRADEAVLGFTPNKLLPCETLSYRFDNTSTAPRAFGANAFRWDFGDGTRQVASFGPVTHTYAAPGTYNVRLILLDTSFCNELDSIETQLRISPLVDARFETPALGCAPYTAVFNNTSLAGRSFFWDFGDGNTSTQTSPQHLYATVGNYSVRLIAVDSSTCNIADTTSFIISVRGKPTAGISFSPDPTEPNTPVTFNNSSFGADRYKWNFGDGDSLFTNRIDTTVKHLYNATGTYNACVIAINDAGCADTSCVPVAITIVPGFNVPNAFSPNGDGVNDRIFVRGFGISKMSWRIYNRWGTLVFYGTSSTDGWDGMYNGKLQPQEVYHYTLEIEFSNKEKATKKGDITLLR
- a CDS encoding PorP/SprF family type IX secretion system membrane protein; translation: MKGFNILYRFLGVLLGLILQQWVTAQALNYSQYYNAPLLVNPANTGFNPDYDYRAGLNYRNSFTAVGGGYKTMGVWADAKLFANRFENGWMGIGGSIIKDVAGSGQLTATGASLSMAWHQMLGYNSLLSAGFSAGVTTKRVDITKLNFDNQWNGQFFDVSIPSNEPFAFSQVGYLDVNLGLNYAYFASENFYFNAGFSMMHLNRPRESFFAANISDARVPTRFNFFANASIKLEDLWILNPNVYFSTIGNKNEVVMGMNANRNLGGNGAQQMIVGLYYRNRDAIIPMIGYSINDLQITVNYDATISSLGRLNATRGAYELSIIKHGIFPSSRGRSVKCPTVRF
- a CDS encoding aminopeptidase P family protein; translated protein: MKYHPLDSNIFINNRKRFVRQMSQNSIAVFVSNDEWPGNGDALHPFKQNSDLFWLSGIIQEDSMVILFPDNPDPKFREVLVLVRPNELKEKWDGKRLRAEEARKISGVQTIVWLDSLDALLQGWIHLADTIYLDSNENDRKASEIQTREYRFIAEMKARYPLHQFMRAAKIMKGLRAIKTKEEIEVVQKAIDITDLTFRRIMKFVKPGVHEYEIEAEIWHSFLSNRATGPAYGSIIASGDNARTLHYVSNNAVCKDGDLLLMDFGAEYGGYCADLTRTIPVNGKFTKRQKEVYNSCLHLHNYAKSILKPGISILDYTDKVGEEATKQFLKIGLLTKSDVKNEDKENRAYRKYLYHGISHHLGIDVHDLGTRTAPIQAGMLFTIEPGIYIEEEKMGIRIENNFWITKNGNTDLMKNIPITVDEIESYMKRK